A window from Symbiopectobacterium purcellii encodes these proteins:
- the ahpC gene encoding alkyl hydroperoxide reductase subunit C, giving the protein MSVINTQVKPFKNQAFKDGKFVEVTERDIEGKWSVFFFYPADFTFVCPTELGDVADHYAEFKKLGVEIYSVSTDTHFTHKAWHSSSDTIAKIQYTMIGDPTGQLTRNFENMREDQGLADRGTFIVDPQGIIQAVEITAEGIGRDASDLLRKVKAAQYVASHPGEVCPAKWKEGEATLAPSLDLVGKI; this is encoded by the coding sequence ATGTCTGTCATTAACACGCAAGTCAAACCTTTTAAAAACCAAGCATTCAAAGACGGAAAATTTGTCGAAGTCACCGAAAGGGACATCGAAGGCAAATGGAGCGTGTTCTTCTTCTATCCGGCTGACTTTACCTTCGTTTGCCCGACCGAACTGGGCGACGTGGCTGACCACTATGCAGAATTCAAGAAACTGGGCGTAGAAATCTACTCCGTGTCTACCGACACCCATTTCACGCACAAAGCCTGGCACAGCAGCTCTGATACCATCGCTAAAATCCAATACACCATGATCGGTGACCCGACAGGCCAACTGACGCGTAACTTTGAAAACATGCGTGAAGACCAAGGTCTGGCAGATCGCGGAACCTTTATCGTTGACCCGCAAGGCATCATCCAGGCCGTAGAAATCACCGCCGAAGGCATTGGCCGTGACGCCTCTGACCTGCTGCGCAAAGTGAAAGCAGCACAGTACGTTGCCTCTCACCCTGGCGAAGTGTGCCCAGCCAAATGGAAGGAAGGCGAAGCCACGCTGGCACCGTCTCTGGACCTCGTTGGCAAGATCTGA